The following coding sequences are from one Virgibacillus necropolis window:
- a CDS encoding Gfo/Idh/MocA family protein, with the protein MKKTKAILIGAGDRGAKAYAPYAISYPHELEFVAVAELNPEKRAAFADVHGFPSNRCFESWEEMLDEKIEADVAFICTLDRQHYKPTIKAIEAGYHVLLEKPMSPDPEECISMVETAKEHNRLLTICHVLRYTPFWNNIKKIIDDGDIGDIVSIQLNENVEIMHMSHSFVRGNWNNSDDSSPMILQKSCHDMDILMYLMDQKCKHVSSFGSLMHFNERNKPEGAPLRCLDGCPVENECAFHAGRYYLGEGKGWAKKFTTDDSREGIIEALNTTPYGKCVYQSDNNVVDHQVVNLEFENGATATFSMCGFTREQTRIVQIMGTKGEIRGKMDENYISVFNFLTQNETVINLNKPLGGHGGGDDAIVRDFLKEVKNYRETDRPSAVVSLESHLLAFAAEASRIDNGKVIDLDKFINDKSLN; encoded by the coding sequence TTGAAAAAAACAAAAGCCATACTAATAGGCGCTGGTGATAGAGGAGCAAAAGCATATGCTCCTTATGCCATATCCTATCCACACGAATTAGAATTTGTAGCAGTAGCTGAGTTAAATCCTGAAAAAAGGGCAGCTTTTGCGGATGTGCATGGTTTTCCGAGTAACCGCTGTTTCGAGTCATGGGAAGAAATGTTGGATGAAAAAATTGAAGCTGATGTTGCCTTTATTTGTACGTTAGATCGTCAGCACTATAAGCCAACGATAAAAGCAATTGAAGCTGGCTATCACGTATTGTTGGAAAAACCGATGTCGCCTGATCCTGAGGAATGTATTTCAATGGTTGAAACTGCTAAGGAACATAATAGACTTTTAACGATTTGCCATGTTCTCCGCTATACGCCATTTTGGAATAATATTAAAAAGATTATTGATGACGGTGATATTGGTGATATTGTATCTATTCAGTTAAATGAAAATGTAGAAATTATGCACATGTCCCATAGTTTCGTTCGCGGGAATTGGAACAATAGCGACGATTCGAGTCCTATGATTCTACAAAAATCCTGTCATGATATGGATATTTTAATGTACTTAATGGATCAAAAATGCAAACATGTTAGTTCATTTGGATCACTGATGCATTTTAATGAAAGAAATAAACCAGAGGGAGCGCCATTACGTTGTCTAGATGGATGTCCTGTAGAAAATGAATGTGCGTTTCATGCCGGAAGATATTATTTAGGAGAAGGAAAAGGATGGGCGAAGAAATTTACCACTGACGACTCTCGTGAAGGAATTATTGAAGCATTGAACACCACACCTTATGGTAAATGTGTTTATCAATCGGATAATAATGTTGTCGATCACCAGGTGGTGAATCTGGAATTTGAAAATGGTGCGACAGCAACTTTTAGTATGTGTGGATTCACGAGGGAACAAACTCGGATTGTTCAAATTATGGGAACAAAAGGTGAAATCAGAGGAAAGATGGATGAAAACTATATATCCGTATTCAATTTTCTAACGCAAAATGAAACGGTTATCAATCTCAATAAACCGCTTGGTGGTCATGGCGGTGGCGATGACGCAATTGTGAGAGATTTCTTGAAAGAGGTCAAAAACTACCGAGAGACAGATAGACCATCTGCTGTTGTGTCACTCGAAAGTCATTTGTTAGCTTTTGCTGCTGAAGCTTCAAGGATTGATAATGGAAAAGTAATTGATTTAGATAAATTTATCAATGATAAATCTTTAAATTAA
- a CDS encoding glycoside hydrolase family 35 protein has translation MNDEPIQLISGAIHYFRIVPEYWEDRLRKLKACGFNCVETYIPWNLHEPKEGEFNFSGIADVEEFIRIAEKVGLYVIARPSPYICAEWEFGGLPSWLLADSNMRVRSHYEPYLEKVDNYYDVLLERFKPLLQTNGGPIIAMQIENEYGSYGNDKRYLTYIKEAMVKREIDVLLFTSDGPTDLMLQGGSVDNVLATVNFGSRPKESFAKLQEHFPNTPNIVMEYWNGWFDHWGEKHHQRDPQDAADTFAEMLQSGASVNFYMFHGGTNFGFYNGANFDENYQPTITSYDYDCPISETGDLTPKFHAVREAVAKHKDLGELVLPEPIPKKKYGTVKMKESNNLFEALNQISNLVKNTHPVSMEKLGQDYGFVLYRTFLKGPLDEAPLTIQDVRDRALVYVNQEFKGVIDRWENNKLMIEVPEEGIQLDLLVENMGRINYGPLLNDPKGITEGVRFERQFLFDWEIYSLPMDNLENLTFNENQLQPEENPIFYMGTFEVKEIGDTFVELAGWKKGIVLVNGFNIGRYWEIGPQKTLYIPGPLLKKGINEIVVFDMHGTKNPEIELIDTHKLG, from the coding sequence ATGAATGATGAACCAATTCAACTGATTTCTGGGGCGATACATTACTTTAGAATTGTTCCAGAATATTGGGAGGACCGATTACGTAAACTTAAAGCATGTGGGTTTAATTGTGTCGAAACGTATATTCCATGGAACTTACATGAACCAAAAGAAGGTGAATTTAATTTTAGTGGAATAGCTGATGTAGAGGAATTTATTCGTATTGCGGAAAAAGTAGGATTATACGTCATTGCACGTCCAAGTCCATACATATGTGCTGAATGGGAATTTGGGGGACTACCTTCATGGCTTCTTGCGGATAGCAATATGCGGGTTCGATCCCACTATGAACCCTACTTGGAAAAAGTAGATAACTACTATGATGTTTTACTAGAAAGGTTTAAGCCATTGCTGCAAACGAATGGCGGGCCCATCATTGCGATGCAAATTGAAAATGAATACGGAAGTTATGGAAATGATAAGCGCTATTTAACTTACATAAAAGAAGCAATGGTTAAGAGGGAAATCGATGTTTTATTATTTACATCTGATGGACCTACAGATTTAATGCTTCAGGGTGGTTCTGTCGATAATGTGCTAGCAACGGTTAACTTTGGCTCAAGACCAAAGGAGTCCTTTGCTAAACTTCAGGAACATTTTCCGAACACACCAAATATTGTGATGGAATATTGGAACGGCTGGTTTGATCATTGGGGTGAAAAGCATCATCAACGTGATCCGCAAGATGCGGCTGATACGTTTGCGGAAATGCTGCAAAGTGGTGCATCCGTTAATTTCTACATGTTCCATGGTGGCACTAATTTCGGTTTTTATAATGGGGCCAATTTTGATGAAAATTATCAACCTACCATTACAAGCTATGATTATGATTGCCCGATAAGTGAAACAGGGGATCTTACACCGAAGTTTCATGCGGTTCGAGAAGCGGTTGCCAAACATAAAGATTTAGGTGAGCTTGTGTTACCTGAACCGATCCCTAAAAAGAAATATGGTACGGTTAAGATGAAGGAATCTAATAATCTATTTGAAGCTTTGAATCAAATTAGTAACCTAGTTAAAAACACACATCCAGTATCAATGGAAAAGTTAGGTCAAGATTATGGGTTTGTTCTTTATCGTACCTTTTTGAAGGGGCCACTTGATGAAGCTCCTTTAACAATACAAGATGTTCGCGACCGTGCACTTGTCTATGTGAATCAGGAATTCAAGGGTGTCATTGATCGATGGGAAAATAATAAACTTATGATTGAAGTACCTGAAGAAGGCATACAGCTAGATCTATTGGTTGAGAATATGGGACGCATTAACTATGGACCATTATTGAATGATCCAAAAGGAATAACAGAAGGAGTACGTTTTGAACGTCAATTTTTATTTGACTGGGAAATATACTCCTTACCCATGGATAATCTAGAAAATTTAACATTTAACGAGAATCAACTTCAACCTGAAGAAAATCCGATATTTTACATGGGAACATTTGAAGTAAAGGAAATTGGGGATACGTTTGTTGAACTAGCAGGCTGGAAAAAAGGCATTGTCCTAGTTAATGGTTTTAATATAGGAAGATACTGGGAGATAGGGCCGCAGAAAACTTTATATATACCTGGTCCATTGTTAAAAAAAGGTATTAATGAGATTGTGGTTTTTGATATGCATGGCACGAAGAACCCGGAAATAGAATTGATAGATACACATAAATTAGGGTAG
- a CDS encoding LacI family DNA-binding transcriptional regulator — protein MATIKDIAQKAGVSPATVSRVLNYDASLSVADATKKKVFEAAEELSYRKRPGKRYTGQKIAVVHWYTEKEELSDLYYLSIRLGIEQRCKQLDLDPDIYFFNNIDDINADEIEGIIAVGKFSNQQVKELTAINPAVVFVDYSPNEDKYDAVVIDFEKATQKIIDYFISTEHKEIGFIGGREFLKGQTEPLDDLREKTFKNYMREKGLFDERFVYVGSFSVEDGYNLMAKAIEELGDNLPTAFFTSSDVMAIGSLRALHEAGVAVPDRVSVIGINDMSISKYVYPSLSTIKVYTELMGETAVDTLIERLEGRKIAKKVFISTKLVVRKSVRQEI, from the coding sequence ATGGCAACAATCAAGGACATAGCACAAAAAGCTGGTGTTTCCCCTGCGACTGTCTCACGGGTACTTAATTATGATGCCAGCTTATCAGTTGCTGATGCCACAAAGAAAAAAGTATTTGAAGCGGCGGAAGAGCTTTCCTATCGGAAAAGGCCTGGCAAACGATATACAGGCCAAAAAATTGCTGTAGTCCATTGGTATACAGAAAAGGAAGAATTAAGTGACCTGTATTATTTATCAATTAGACTTGGTATCGAACAACGATGTAAACAGCTTGATTTGGATCCTGATATTTATTTTTTTAATAATATAGATGATATAAATGCTGATGAAATTGAAGGTATTATTGCCGTCGGGAAGTTCAGTAATCAGCAGGTAAAAGAATTAACCGCTATTAATCCCGCAGTAGTTTTTGTTGATTATAGCCCTAATGAAGACAAATATGATGCAGTGGTCATTGATTTTGAAAAAGCTACACAAAAAATTATTGATTACTTCATTTCAACGGAACATAAGGAAATTGGATTTATTGGTGGTCGGGAGTTTTTAAAAGGCCAAACGGAACCGTTGGACGATTTACGGGAGAAAACGTTTAAAAATTACATGCGAGAAAAAGGCCTCTTTGATGAGCGCTTTGTTTACGTTGGATCCTTTTCCGTAGAAGATGGGTACAATTTAATGGCAAAAGCGATAGAAGAATTAGGCGACAATTTACCGACTGCTTTTTTCACAAGTAGTGATGTTATGGCGATTGGAAGCTTGCGGGCACTGCACGAAGCGGGTGTTGCTGTACCAGACCGAGTAAGTGTTATCGGTATTAACGATATGTCTATTTCAAAATATGTTTATCCATCATTAAGTACGATAAAGGTATATACAGAACTCATGGGTGAAACAGCTGTTGATACATTGATTGAGCGGCTGGAAGGCAGGAAGATAGCGAAGAAGGTTTTTATATCGACGAAATTGGTTGTGCGGAAGAGTGTCAGGCAAGAAATATGA